Within the Spirochaetota bacterium genome, the region TGTATTCCTAAAAGCATGAACAAAATATCATTTAGAAGTATACTGTTAACTTTATAAAAAAGCAGTAATGAGCATGTTAAAAACTTTTTTATTTATTGACTTTTACATTACCACCATCTATCCGTATGATTACTACACAAAAAATGAATTTTACTAAAAAATTGGAGAGAGCCTCATTATGAAAAAAATAATAATTATCAGTATCATTGCTTTAGTTGTTATAATTACAGGATTCATTTCATATCTTTTGATAACAGATTACATTCTTATCCGCTATCCAGTGCTTGTGCAAACCAATCCTAAAATTACATTTATCATAGGCGATGCTTATTACCGTGAAGACGCTCATGCACAATGGAAGGTTGCAGTTGTTGGACAAACTCTCTATAGAGGTTATGAAATTAAAACTGAGCAGGATTCACGAATGGACATAAGGTTTCACGACAACACAGCCATTCAGCTAGCACCAAATTCACACATGTCTATTGATTCGTTGACGGTAAAGAAACTGGGTATACAAATACAGGCTGGTTCAATGTACGGAAAATTTGAAAAACTATTCAAAGAACACGATCTACACGTAAAGACACCCACTGCTTTTGCTGCCATACGCGGTACTGATTTAGGCTTTGAAGTCATTCAAGCACAGGAAGAAGAAACTGCTGTGGCAGGCAAAAAGAAACAATATCTAACAAAAAATAAGGCAAAAGCACAACAATTACCGAATGCCCAACCTACAATGCACACGGTTGTTTATTCCCTTTCGGGAATTACAGAAGTATATAATCCATTATTTGATGATCAGAAAGTACTGCTATCATATAGAAATAAAGTTGTTATCGATAAAGACAAAATGCCGTACAACCCTGAAGAATTAACCGAAGATGAAATTCGCTCATTACAGGAAAAACTTAATTCATTGCATTTTGATGAAGTACTCCTTATAACTGACAAGATTACATTTGAACTGGGGAGTGCTGAAATACTGCCATCATCATATCCTGAACTTGACAAAATCGTTGCCATACTGAAACAGAAGAAAGTTAAAGTAAGAATTGAAGGCCATACAGACGATATTGGCGAAGCAGCGTTTAACCAACTGCTATCTGAAAAGAGAGCTGAATCCATTAAGAAGTATCTTGTTTCAAAAGGGCTTGATGCCGAACGCTTTGAAACAGTAGGGTATGGCGAATCAAAACCAATTGCCGACAACAAAACTGAAAAAGGACGAGCACAGAACAGGCGTGTAGAGTTCCTCATCATAGAAAAATAATCAGCTGTAAAAATTTTTATTTGACAACAACCGCCCCATAAATAGTGTTGCTATCGGAAGGTTGTCCGAGTGGTCTATGGAGGCGGTCTTGAAAACCGTTGGGTGAAAGCCCCGGGGGTTCGAATCCCTCACCTTCCGCATGAAACGGAGAGATGCCCGAGAGGCCGAAGGGGACGGTTTGCTAAACCGTTGTACTGGAAACGGTACCGAGGGTTCGAATCCCTCTCTCTCCGAATGGAAAAATTAATTTTTTACCAGGAACAAATCAAAAAATTAAGCCAGATCCTGTACGCAACAACCATCAAATACTATACTCAAGCTAGAACGTTTTGTGTTGAGCATAAACGTGAAATATTACTCTCCGTTGCGTACATACCATTTATTGGATGGCTGTATCCTTTATACACGTTTGAACATGACGCAGAAGTTCAAAGGCATGCAAAGCGTGGACTGTTGTATGCAATGATTGCCATTGCTATCGCCCTGGCTATTTTTTTTATAATTTTTATAACACCACGGCCCTGGCGAGCTGTACGTTTTATATTAACAATTCTGTTGTACGTTAATTATCTTGTATATTATGCGATAGTTACTGTGCATATTTACTCCATCTGGAAGAAAAAAGACTTTTCTATTCCAACAGTTGAAAATTATCTTGAAAAGTTGGAGCAATATATCTAAATTTTACATATACACTGTACTTGCGTCCATAGCTCAGTTGGATAGAGCGTCGGACTACGCATTCGAAGGCCAGAGGTTCGAATCCTCTTGGGCGCACACATAAAAGGGCTGCATAGAAGCAGCCCTTGTTTTATATTATCATGTTATATCTTTAAACAAAATAGCAAGAATATTTACTTCATTATTCCAAGCTGCTTGCCACAGCACTAAAGAGGGTGTTTATCAACTGTAGCGCAATGGTAGCCTGAAGGAATATCTCCTACAGCTTAATGCTCACACCAAAGATATATGAATTATACCCTTTTGTATCGTTGGTCTCACCTGCCATGTTAATGAGCCCGCTTAAGGCTACCCCTGAGGTAGTTTCAACAATATCAAAACCATAGGAGATTATCGTCGTTGGAGGGATATCATATGAGCTTTGCATTCCTACATATGCAGGGCTTGTACTTATATCGGTGCTTCCCTGCATGGATTTCATCATAAGAAATGGCGAAAAGATAAATGTGTCAGCAAATCCAATGTGCATCTGCATCCCTAACACAGGACCGTACATTCCAGTAGTAAGGGTTACTGTCATAGTTCCACTGCTGTATGGATCAGGCATGGTAAACGATGTAGAAGTCAACATCAAATCGTAGCCACCAAAAAATATAAACTTGAATGATTCTCCATTAACAATAGGCAACTCAAATGCTGGCGTAAGGTCTAAACCAGTAAAATTCAAAGACTCTTTACCATACCCTGTATCAAGTTCACCATTCATCACAAATATACCAATCATACATTCAATTGCGCCCCAATCGCCACCATATCGTGGTATCCATCCCAAAAACATACCAACCATTGAGAATTGGTCAGCACTGATATATGCTCCGGTAAAATCCATAGTGTTTGAAAATGATGATTCTTGAGGATATTCTGGATATCCTAAAGGCGGTGGTGAAATAGAAAAGTTTGTTTGCGTATTGCTACTTGATTGAGCAAATACACCTGTTACAACAAAAAGAAAGCAAAGACAAAGCGTTATTTTGGTTTTCATAGTAATTTCTCCACTGTGGTTTTGATGTAAATGCTAATGATAAAAAATTTGCCAAAAGTCAATTGTTTTTTTTTTATAAAAACAAAAGCGATGATTAACAATCACCGCTTTGTATGCATTTTTTATTCACCAATTGAAAATCACTTCACAGCATACTCAGCAACCTTATCCCCAACCTGTGTAGTGGTAAGCCCCATTTTCCCTGCAGCAAGAGATTTCATATCCCTCTGTAATACCTCTATAACTCCTTTTTCTATGCGGCTTGCTGCTTTTTCTTCACCTAAATGTGCCATCATCATCTGTGCAGCACATATAGCTGCAAGTGGGTTGATAACGTTTTTGCCGGTATATTTTGGTGCCGAACCGCCTATAGGCTCAAACATTGAAACACCTTCAGGATTAATATTTCCACCAGCAGCAATACCCATGCCACCCTGCGTTATGGCACCAAGGTCAGTAATAATATCACCAAACATGTTACCAGTCACAATGACATCAAACCATTCAGGATTTTTTACCATCCACATACATGTTGCATCCACGTGATAATACTCGCGTTTTATATCAGGATATTCCCGTTCTCCAATTTCATGAAATGCACGCTCCCATAAATCATATACGTATGTCAACACATTGGTTTTGCCCACAAGTGCCAGCGTTTTCTTTTTGTTGCGCTTTCGGGTAAACTCAAACGCATAACGCAAGCACCGCTCAACCTGAAATCGATTATATATCATAATCTGCATTGCTTCTTCATGAGGTGTGCCCTTCATGGTAACACCACCTATGCCAGTATATACATCCCCGGTGTTTTCGCGTATTACCACGTAATCAATATCCTGCGGCCCCTTGTCTTTCAGTGGTGTTTCAACATTTGGGTATAGCTTAACCGGACGTAAATTAATATATTGGTCAAGTGCAAAGCGCAAAGCCAGCAAAATTCCTTTTTCTAGAATACCTGGTTTAACATCTGGATGGCCAATGGCTCCTAAAAAAATTGCGTCATATTTCTTTAGTTCATCAACAGCACCAGGTGGTAACGTTTCGCCTGTTTTTAAATATCGCTCACCACCAAAATCATAGTTGGTAAAATTAAGTGAAATGTTTTCTACATCAGCAACTGCTTTCAGCACCTTTACGCCTTCAGCAACTACCTCAGGGCCGGTACCATCACCAGGTATCACTGCAATATTGTACGATTTCTTCATAGTGCATTCTCCAGATAAAATAATTAATTATTATTCTATGTGTTTCTGATAATATACATCAGCATAGTGAATTATAATAAAATAATTGTACCACATAAAAACACGATCAGTTCTATTACACATAATTTCTTACCATATCATGCAAAAATTATATTCCCATCACCTTAACAGTAAGCACTCTCACATATTTACCAATAGGTATTTTCAGGAACAGATAATGACAAACTTTTATATTTTTTATACTATATGGCAAGCTTTTTTTACTGCATTGTACAATGGTTTGATATAAGCATCAACACCAAAGTATGTGCACCTGCGTGTAAATACATCGTTCTTATGCTGATAACAGGTTGACAATACTATGAGCTATCGCCCCAAATAATCCATATATGGAAACAACATCATATAAAAAGTGTGCAATCATTATTGGCAACAACGAATTTGTTTTAATGAATAGATATGCCCACAGTGCACCCCATAAACCTGCTTCAAGCCATGTTCCTGGTCCCATTGACCAGTGAATGGCAATAAAAAGAAGTGTTGATGTGCATACCAGCACCCAGGTATTTGATGTGATTGTTTTAAGTTGATGAATTACAATGCCTCTATAAATTATTTCCTCATAAATGCCAGCAGTAATTGAAAGATATATCACATACAAAAATATATACACTGGTTTCCAATCTGGTAAAGGAAAATACCAAAAAGATTCAATTTCTAATCCATACATTTTCTTTGCAAATATAAATGATATGGTTATTAAAGTATACAGAATAAACACCACTACAAACAGCACTATACCCCACAGCCACTGCCGCAACTGTTTTACGTTTATACCCAGGCTTTTAAAAGAAAACCAGCCCGCACAATACGCAACATATAACAGTGTGCTCTGCCATCCAATGTACACTATCACATCAAGCACAAGATTGAGTGTTGTTGCATCCTTTGGTACAAGTGGCAGGTAAAGGTCATTGAGCAGCAGAGGAGATGCAAGGACAATGAGCCGTATAAAAATTTTTGTTATTTGATTCATTTTTAATCCCTCTACAATTGTAGGATACATGCTTTGTACGGGCTTATAAAGCTAGCTTTACGATAGCTTCCCAAAGCAATGCCATTTGATTATTTTCATACCTGTTTGCAAAACATCGCTGACATTTACTAACCTGTCATGGGTAGCGATATCATAGATTTACATAAAACTCAGCTGGCTGCAATTCGTGTGATATCATCTTTTTGTGTGTAACAAGAAATGTGCGAATATGCAAGCACAAATCGCATTTGTTACAATAGCTGTTGTGGGCAACAAAACCTTCTTGCTTTGCAATGGCAAATAACCCTGCTACCCCTTTATCATATAGCGCTGTTATGAGTGGATATGTAGTGCTGTCAATTTCTTTCCCAACATCCAGGGCACTGATAGATAGCCCACTGCACAGTCCTGGAATATAATTACCATACAGATCAAAATGAAAATGGCTTGTATTGGTTAGCTCACGGCATGGTGGGCTTGCAAGTATTTTCTCAAGAGGCTGTGTGCGATAGTAACCTTTGAAAAGCTTCACCGCCCTGCCCCCAAAGTGAATCCAGTACCTTGCAGGAATTTGCGCAATGTAGCCTTTGCCAAAATACGACTCGTACTCCTCTAGCGTGTGAGTGCTCAAGCTATCGAACACTGACAAATCATTATAGAAATCCATTACCCACGGAAACACATGTATCCCAACGTCATGGCAAGCTGCAATGAGCCCCTTTGTTTTTGCAAATGGCACATATTCATTGTGAAAGGGACTTATTGAGATGAGGAGAGTATGTACACCACGTTTGCGCAATTGCTCAAGCACATGCTGTTTATTGTGGCTATACCACGACGCATTGGTTTCAATGTACTCAATATCTATTCCATAGCTTTTAATAATGTCCACAGCGCTATACAACGCATCGATATGTAAAAATGGCTCACCACCACCAATGTGAATACTGCTACAACCATATTGAAGTAACACCGTACATATACTCTGTAATGTGTCATGCTGCATGTAGCTTTTATCACGGTGAGGAGAGCAAGCATATAAACAATGCCTGCACTGTGAAGAGCATGTGTAGTTAGTAATAATGCCTCCCGATGAAAGATACGCAATTTTCAAACTCATTTTATCCGCGTGGCCTGACCTTCCATGTGAATGCTAGCAGCACAATTGATGCTACAGTACATCCAACTATTGTGTATAGAACTATGTCCCAGCTTTTAGCAACATCATACACTGCTCTAAAATGCTCCAGCATAAATCCAAAACCCTTTGCCTGAGCAGTGCGGCCTAAATACCCAAACATGCCAATAAAACCGGCTGCAGTGCCCACTGCTTTTTTGTTGGTTAAATCCAACCCCATTACACCAAGCATCATAACAGGTGGATACACAAAAAAACCAATAATCGAAAACATTGCATAGTAAAACCACATACTGGTATGTGGGTACACCACAATAGCATAAAATGCAAGTACTACGGGAATCATGCACAGCATACTCACCATACCACGCCGCCCCTGCAGTTTGTCCGAAATCCAGCCAAAAAGTATCGTTGATGGGATACCTGCAAATTCAAGAACCATTACACCAAAGCCTCCCGCACTAATATCTGCTCCCTTAACTTCACGCAAAAAGGAGGGCCCCCAATCAAGCATACTGTAGCGGGCAATATAGACAAAAAAGTTTGCAAGTGCAACTACCCAAAGAAGTTTGTTTTTGAGAATATATTCTACAAACAATTCTCTGGTAGATAATTCTGTTTCATAATGGTGTGGTGATTGAGGCGGATAGTCGTTACGGTATTCTTCAATAGATGGCAATCCAACTGATTGCGGTGTATCACGAAGTCGCCACATAAGATATACGGCACACACAATAGCGATAGCTCCTGGAATAAAGAAAGCATTGGCAACACCAAAATTATGCGCAGCATACGCTGCTAAAACCCCCGCTATGCCACCACCAACATTATGGGCTATATTCCATATAGAGAAAATGGTGCCGCGTTCACTAACACTGAACCAGTGGCCAATTGCCCTTCCACACGGTGGCCATCCTGCTCCCTGTATAAATCCGTTGAGAGCCCATAACCAGAAATGTATAGCATAATTATGGCTTGCACCAAATGCAAAGTTACAAAAAGCTGTGAGCAACAAACCAAACGGCATAAAGGTGCGAACATTGCTTCGGTCGGACACTGAACCAAGTAAAAATTTTCCCAGACCGTAAGCAAAAGCACTCACTGCTAAAATACTTCCAATCTGTGAATGGTCATATCCAAATACAACCTGCATGTCTTTTGCAACGGTAGCAAGGTTGTTACGGACAATGTAAAATGTTGCATACCCAATGAATGTTGCTTCCAGTATACTCCAGCGGAATTTAGGATATAATTTTTTAATTTTTTCCTGAGACAATAACGGCTTTGGCGAAGGTGGTGCAAATATGGTAAACTTCATAACAATATCCTTGTAGGTATAAAATTTCTGATAAAGATGTAATACTATAATTTAAAATCTATAATTGTAAACAATATTTCTTCACATATAGTAGTATAATTATCCAAGGAATCATCTATAACCTAAAAGCTAAAAAAAATCACTATGTATTCCTATTAACTATGTGTCAATTAACCAAATTGTATGCCAAGTATTAAAAGGATTATTGAGTAAACTCTGTAAAAAAAAGACTATTTCATGTTAACCATAAATATTCATCAGGAATAATGGCAGTCAATTAATAAATTATCATTGAAATTTACATGCTCATATTTTTTTTATACTATACTCTTTTACTGTAAACAGGAGTAAAAATGAAAATAACCAAAAAACGCAAAGATGGTTTAAAACGCCAGCATGAGATAATGCTTGTGGCACTTGAACTTTTTTCAAGAAAAGGGTACCATGATACAAAACTTGAAGATGTTATAAAAAAAGCTGGCATAGCAAAAGGAACCTTTTACCTTCATTTTAGCGGTAAAGATGACCTTTTGCATATGATAGTTGATACTCACCTTGAAGAATTGTACAGAGTGTTACAAATGCTTGATATATCAATGGACAAACCTTTGAATGAAATAAGCTCATTATATATAACTATCGCACAAAAACTTATTAATGATAAAAGGTTTAGAATGTTTGCCCGCATTATGTTGAAAGAAGCCATTGGACTTGATACAATACTATTACGCAAACTCAATGATTTTTATAATAAAATAATTATGATGTCAGCAGAATATATTAAAAAAGCCCAGGAAAAAGGAAGGGTTATTTCTACGCTTGACCCTCTTTTTACATCAATGTGTATTGTTGGGTCAATAAAAGAATTGGTTTTCCAGTGGGCTATAAATAATGAATCCATGGATATTGAAAAAGCAATTATCACTGCAGCTACAGTGTATTTTAATGGCATGTTGAACCATTGATATTTATTACTTGACTAAAATGCGATATTTATAATTGTATAAAAAAAGTGTAAATTGTGTTATAGATTCAACATCTTAAAGAGGAAAATGTAAAGAGGATATGAAACTATCTGAAATCAAGGAATTGCTAAATGCCGATGTGATAGTTGGCGAAGAAATGCTGGGAAGTATTGAAGTTGAAACAGCATTTGCATCAGATCTGTTAAGTGATGTGCTAGCATATGCTAAAGAAAGGGCACTGTTTATTACAGGCCTTACCAATCCTCAGGTAATACGTACCGTTGAGGTCCTTGACCTTATAGGCGTGATCTTTGTACGGGGCAAGGTGCCTCAAATGGATACAGTAGAACTAGCAAAGCGTAAAAATATACCTTTACTCAGAACAAAATGCATAATGTTTGAAACCTGCGGTAGATTATATGGAGCAGGCATTAAAGCATCAATTGAAAAAGTTGACTAAACTATTGTATGCAGTATACTCAATGTGCTCATCATATATTTTCCTACACCTTACGTGGTGGTGATTTTGACAATGCAGGGAGGATTTCCACTTCATTAAAGCGGGAATTGCGCACAAGGGATTATCCCCCTCACATTATTCAGCGTGTTGCTATCGTTTTATATGAAGCAGAAATAAATGTGGTTTCATATACTAAGGTTGGATATTTTTTTGCCTATTGCAGGCCAAACTCAATTCACCTGGTAATAAAGGATAAAGGCAAAGGGATAGAAAACATCAAACTAGCTGTACAGGAAGGCTTTTCAACAGCAACAGATGAAATACGCAGGCTTGGATTTGGCGCAGGTATGGGTTTATCAAATATCAAGCGAAATGCCAATGTCATGCGAATCTGCTCCAAACCAGGTGTGGGCACAAAAATAACTATAGACATAACATCAAGCTATCACTATGGAGATTTGATTATGGACATCACTGTAAACGAAATTCAACAAAAAACAAATTTTGAATTGCTCACCTCTAAAGCCGATTGTTCAAAGCTCATTACCGGTGGCTATGTTGGTGACATGCTGTCTGATGTTAACGCTAATGGAAAAAAAGGCAATATCTGGATTACCATTTTAACTCATCCCAATGCAGTGGCAGTTGCATCGCTTAAGGATTTCAGTGCAATCGTTGTTGCTGGTGGTATAAGGCCCCGTGATGAATTTATCAAACGCGCAGATGAAGAGGACATACCTGTGCTGTATACTGATTTATCAGCTTATGAGGTGGTGGTATTGCTATCTTCATTAGGTGTAACAGCCAATCATTAATATTATAATAATTTTATTTGTAGGCGATAGCTCCTTAAAATTTAATCTTTTTGTAGCAAATATTTAATAGCACAACCAGCTGCAGCTAGCCCCATAATCCCGGGCATAAAGGATAAACTGCCGGGAACAGTATCATTACCAGAAACTCCCATAGTACGATTCCGTTCTTCGTGAAAATACACACATGGTACGCCGTGAGTTATTCCTTTTTCTTTTAGTCGTCTTCTAACAACTCGGGCTAGCGGGCAGTACTGGCTTTTACTAATATCGCTTATCCTGATACTTTCAGGATTAAATGCTCGCGCAGCCCCCATACAGCTGACAAATGGAATTTTATGTGTATACAGGTACTCAATTAACGATGTCTTTGCAGCAACATCATCAATAGCATCGATTACAAAATCAACAGTGTGTTCTATTACAGCAGTTATATTATCGGGAGTTAAACGTACTCTGTGGGGGAAAACAACAATCCCTGGATTGATGTCTTTTGCTCTATTTACTGCAACATCTACTTTAGGCATACCCAATGTACTGTCCATTGCAAGGAGCTGTCGGTTACAATTTGAAATTTCAATAACATCAAAGTCAATAATATGAACTGTACCAATCCCAGCCCTAACAATTGCCTCAAATGCATATGAGCCAACTCCCCCTAGACCAGCTATAAGCACTTTGCAACTAATAAGCTTTTGCAAATTAGCTTTGCCAATTAAAAGTTCAGTTCGTGAAAAACGTTTATCAGTATTTTGAATCATGCTCATTGTATTTATAACATTTCATACTAGGATATACCAATAGTAGCATACATGCAAATATATTGCAATGATTATAATCCATAGTGTGAAACTTAAAAAATACTTTTATTGATTTTATGATTTAACTTCAATCAATTCTGGTGGTGGTCCCCAGTAGAATTTTAGGCAATGTATGCCTTTTTCTCTATAAAAATCAAAAGTATATGACCTATTTTCATAATAACTGGGTAAATTATTAGGATAGTTATCGGTATTTATTTCTTTTAATCGTTTTTGGAAATACAAAAAAAATTCTTCTAGTACATTATCCACGCAAAATGCAATGATATTAGCAAGTGACATCTTCCACAATTTCTTCACATCAAGGAAAAACTCATACTCAGACTGATATAAAACCAGATGTACTCTACGCCATGGATTTTTAAGGTCGCGTTTGCGATATGCTATTCTTTTAAATGCTTCATACTTTCTCTTTTCCTTCTTTGCTGCATACATAATCATATATGCAATGATAGTCCTCAATGGCACACCTAATCGTTTAGAATAATCATTAAGTAAAGAAAGATGGTTTAAGGAAATGCAGGTAGTAGTTTCAAAGTCCATAGTCCCTCCAAAGTATTTGTTTATTTGTTTCAAAGAATTAATCGTTTGATATAATTTGTCAACGAATATTTTTCTATCAAGAATGATGATTGCCTCGGCAAAACTCAGCAACCTTTCCTTAATTGCTATTAGTTAGTTTACTGAATTATGGTTGTTTTCAATTGTGACAAAAGAATACTTTTTATATTTTCAAATTAAACAACTTTTTTGCATTACTGGTTGTTATTCGTGCTATTTCCTCTTGTGGTTTTTCTATAAGCTCACTTACTGCTGTAACAACATAAATAATATTTTCGGGTACATTGATGTGCCCGCTTTTTTCTACAGGTGGTATGTCTGGGCTATCAGTTTCTAGCAAAACATAATCAGGATATATAAATTTTAGCACCTCTAATTTCTTTTTACTATTTCGGAAAGTAACAGCTCCCCCAAATGAAAAATAAAATCCAAATGGAATTAATTGTTTTGTTATTTCCAGATTACCAGAATATGAATGAATAACCCCACCAGCTGTAAGAGTACCCACACGCTTTAAAGATGCAATGAGCTCATTAAAAGCTCCCCTGCAATGTACAATTATTGGCTTTCCCAATTCATTTGCAATTGCCACTTGATCCTCAAAGAATTTTTTCTGCAATTGCATGTCAATGTTGGTCTTTGCATCCAGCCCTATTTCGCCAATAGCACAATACTTAGTATCACTCACCTGTGTAAGCTTGTACAACTCATTAAAAAAATTTTCACTAATGTACCATGGATGTACACCTAATGCAAAGTAGACTTCCTTATGCTGCGTACTTATTTTTTGCGATAGTTCCCACTCATCAGGAACTATCGCACATGTAATAAGTGCTATTACCCCTACACTTTTTGCTTTTTCTATAATACTGTGCAATTTCCCCGCAAAGTGCTCGCTTTCCAGATGGCAATGAACATCAATCAGTTCCATTATTCACCTATGACCTTTACAAGAACACGCTTAGGGCGCTGTCCATCAAACTCAGCATAAAATATCTGTTCCCATGGACCAAAATCTAGCTTGCCATTAGTAACAGCAACTACCACTTCTCTACCCATGATACTTCTTTTTATATGGGCATCACCGTTGTCTTCACCGGTACGATTATGCCTATACCGTGATATGGGCTCATGAGGAGCAAGCTGCTCCAAAAAATCATCTATATCATGTATCAGACCCTTCTCATCATCATTAATATGTACGGATGCCGTTATGTGCATGGCATTAACAAGGCATAATCCCTCTTTGATACCGCTTTTTTTAACTATCTCCTCAACCTTATCTGTAATATTTATATAATCCCGTTTTGTGCGCGTGTTAAATGTTAAATACTCGGTATACGATTTCATTAACCACCTCCGTATATAGTAATTGTCTAAATGTTCTACTTACATACACAATAAAATTTCCCGTGTCAATTATTTGTTGGGTAAAGATTTTAAAAGGGAAATAATTGATCATGTTAAATTAGAATATACATAAAAAATTATTGCCTAATTATACATATATTTTATAGTACCCCAAAACTGTGCCCGGAGGTCTATTATGCAAACAGTATCACTTGTAAAATATACAAAAAGTCCAGATTCATTAAAAGAGGCGATAGCTCTTTGTAATGGCTTTGCTGAATTAAAACCAAATCACAAGGTGTTAATAAAACCCAATTTAGTTGCCTGGGATGACCTCTTTCCGCCGGCACCATACGGCGTTTTTACAACTACCCGGCTTGTAGAAGACCTGGTTATACTCCTTAAGGAGTATGGATGTAATGATATTACTATTGGTGAAGGGTCTGTTGAAGTAAAAAAAGGTGTTGGCACTATGGCAGCATTTGCAGGTTTGGGCTATACTGAATTAGCAAAGAAGTATAACGTAAAGCTTGTTGACTTTAACCAATCTAAAGCCAAAAAATGTGCCATAGATGACACAACACATCTTATGATAGCCGAAGAAGCATTAGACTGTGATTTTTTTATTAATTTCCCTGTCCTTAAAACACATGGGCAAACAAAAATTTCATTAGGTATAAAAAACTTAAAAGGTTGCCTCAAATTGGCATCAAAAAAACTGTGCCATCATCCAAAGCTTAACTTGGAATACTGCTTTCCTTTTGTTACTGATTATGTAAAGCCAAAGCTTACCATAATTGATGGAATTTATGCACTTGAAAAAGGTGCACTGCATTTTGGCAATGCTTTCAAAAAAGACATCATTATTGCTTCCACCGATAGCCTGGCTGCGGATATGGTTGGAGCAAAAGTAATTGGCTATGATCCAACTGACATTGCACATTTTGTAACATTTGCCAACCGTCATAACAAATCCTTATCGCTGACTGATTATGAAATCAAAGGCGAAAAATTAGAAGACCATATCCAGCCACTTAAATGGGACTGGGCGTGGACTGAAGATAATACCGGCCCAGGAATATTTGCCAAAATGGGTGTAACGGGCGTTGCATTACCTAAATATGATGATACGCTTTGCTCAGGTTGCTCACCAATAGCCAATATGTGCAATATCCTGGTATTGTCTGCATTTAAAGGGCAGCCACTTCCAAAGGTTGAGATACTCAATGGCAAAAAGATGCAGGCA harbors:
- a CDS encoding secondary thiamine-phosphate synthase enzyme YjbQ, with amino-acid sequence MKSYTEYLTFNTRTKRDYINITDKVEEIVKKSGIKEGLCLVNAMHITASVHINDDEKGLIHDIDDFLEQLAPHEPISRYRHNRTGEDNGDAHIKRSIMGREVVVAVTNGKLDFGPWEQIFYAEFDGQRPKRVLVKVIGE
- a CDS encoding DUF362 domain-containing protein, whose amino-acid sequence is MQTVSLVKYTKSPDSLKEAIALCNGFAELKPNHKVLIKPNLVAWDDLFPPAPYGVFTTTRLVEDLVILLKEYGCNDITIGEGSVEVKKGVGTMAAFAGLGYTELAKKYNVKLVDFNQSKAKKCAIDDTTHLMIAEEALDCDFFINFPVLKTHGQTKISLGIKNLKGCLKLASKKLCHHPKLNLEYCFPFVTDYVKPKLTIIDGIYALEKGALHFGNAFKKDIIIASTDSLAADMVGAKVIGYDPTDIAHFVTFANRHNKSLSLTDYEIKGEKLEDHIQPLKWDWAWTEDNTGPGIFAKMGVTGVALPKYDDTLCSGCSPIANMCNILVLSAFKGQPLPKVEILNGKKMQARAGYDKTILLGNCIIKANKNNPNIKEPVEVKGCPPDFDDVVKTLKACGLEVNEMAYLGYMKQQSEKYNGKEGYDPAFYKA
- a CDS encoding TatD family hydrolase translates to MELIDVHCHLESEHFAGKLHSIIEKAKSVGVIALITCAIVPDEWELSQKISTQHKEVYFALGVHPWYISENFFNELYKLTQVSDTKYCAIGEIGLDAKTNIDMQLQKKFFEDQVAIANELGKPIIVHCRGAFNELIASLKRVGTLTAGGVIHSYSGNLEITKQLIPFGFYFSFGGAVTFRNSKKKLEVLKFIYPDYVLLETDSPDIPPVEKSGHINVPENIIYVVTAVSELIEKPQEEIARITTSNAKKLFNLKI
- a CDS encoding tRNA threonylcarbamoyladenosine dehydratase — its product is MIQNTDKRFSRTELLIGKANLQKLISCKVLIAGLGGVGSYAFEAIVRAGIGTVHIIDFDVIEISNCNRQLLAMDSTLGMPKVDVAVNRAKDINPGIVVFPHRVRLTPDNITAVIEHTVDFVIDAIDDVAAKTSLIEYLYTHKIPFVSCMGAARAFNPESIRISDISKSQYCPLARVVRRRLKEKGITHGVPCVYFHEERNRTMGVSGNDTVPGSLSFMPGIMGLAAAGCAIKYLLQKD